The sequence AGCTCTGTCTCTCTCTTCTGATAAAAGCGCCAGCTTCTCTGGCAATGGCTATGGTCTTGTCTAAAAGTTCGTTAATCTCCATTGGTTAGTTTTTTCCTGCTACTGTAATTACGATTTCTCCTTTTATGGTATTTTCATTATAATAATCAATAAGTTCTTCCAAGGTCCCCCTGATGTTCTCTTCGTACATCTTGGTGAGCTCTCTGGAGACACAGGCCATCCTGTCCCCACCAAATGCCTCCATGAGTTGTGTAAGGGTTTTTAACAGCCGATGGGGAGACTCATAAAATATCATGGTGCGCTGCTCTTCCAGCAGATTCTCAATACGCGTTTTGCGCCCCTTTTTATGAGGCAAAAATCCTTCAAACACAAAGCGGTCATTGGGAAGTGCTGAATTCACCAGGGCAGGCACAAAAGCAGTGGCTCCAGGCAGGCAATTCACTTCCAACCCTGCTTCTCGAACGGCCCTTACCAATAAGAAACCAGGATCGGATATGGCAGGCGTCCCGGCATCACTCACCAGCGCAAACTGTTCTCCCGCCTCCATGCGTGCCACCAATTTTTCTACGGTTTTGTGCTCATTAAAAATATGATAGCTCTGCAAAGGCCGCTGGATTTCCAGGTGCTTCAGCAGTTTTCCTGTCGTCCGCGTATCTTCGGCCAAAATAACATCTACACGCTGGAGCACGTCTATGGCCCGGAGCGTAATATCCTGCAGATTCCCGATTGGCGTAGGCACCAGGTAAAGGTGCGGCTTTATTTCTTCGGTCATTAGATCAGCTTATCGATGGCAGCGGCCAATTTTTTATCCTTATCCGTGACTTTATTGCCGGCATCATGGGTTGTCAAGGCTATGGTCACTGAATTATAGACATTGCTCCAGTTGGGATGATGACCTTGCTCCTCAGCCAAAAAGGCTACCCTGGTCATAAAAGCAAAAGCTTCTTGAAAATCTGAAAATTCGAATACTCTTATAAGTTGATCATTTTTCTCTTCCCACATAGCAAATTTGATTTATAACGAAATGATTCCTTCTATTTTGGATGCGCGTTCATATACCTCTATGATCGACTGGCTGTCCCTCATCATTGCTTTGATGGTCGCACTGACATAGGTACCCTTTGCCGATTCCTTAAAGACCACCTCATGCTTCGGCAGCAATCCCCTTACTTCGTCTTCCTTACCACTTGGCACAATAAATTTAAACATGTACAATGCCGGAAAACTGGTTTGCTCATCAAGCTTCTCTTTAAAAGCGGCCTTATTAAACTCCTTCTTCATCATATTAGTCGAATTTACTGTATTAACACGACAGATAAAAAATTAAATCCATAAACACGAAAATCCCATCCTCAAGAGAGAATGGGATTTTCATGAATTTAACATTCTTACTAGAAGAATTTATATCTGTAATCCTTAACTTCGGCCAATTCCTCGGCAGCCATCATGATCATATAGGCTGTACGTTGCTGCTCGTTGGCTTTAAGTTGGTTTTGGTACATGGTGTAGTCAGCTACTTCACCCGCTGGGGTTTTGCTGTTAAGCTTGGCTACGACCACACCAATATCCTCCTTGATAGGCTGTGTGATCTGTCCTGCTTCCAATCCAAACACGGCTCCGACTGCTTTTGGAGCGTAGCCGATACCCGGGATGGTATTTTCACTCAATTTCAAACTTGGTGCTGTGCCCACGGACGCCTCATTCGGGAACACCGCTTTCATATCCTCAAGGCTTGCCTTACCAGAAAGTTTATCCGCGATCATTTTAAATTTCTTCTCACGCATCACTTGATCTCTGACCACGCCCTTTACTTGGCTCAGCTCCACTTCACCTTCTTCAGTTTTACCCTTTAGCAAGGCTACCACATAGGCATCTTCCAGTTCAAACACTGGCGATACTCCACCGACAGAAGCATCATTGAACGCCCATCTTACCACTTCTCTGGCACCTGTAAGGTTATTAATGGACCTGGCATTGGTGGCAAGGCCATTGGCATCCATCACACGATATCCTTCTTCATTGGAATTGGTCTTGAACTGATCTGCATTGCCGGTGTTGGCGGCGAACATATCAGCGTCTCTGAAGACCTCATTTCTGGTGGCATCACTTGGGATCAGTTCTTTCTCCAAAATGGCAATTTTCACTACCTCACTCTTCGGAAGCTCTGTTACATTAATGATGTGAAAGCCATATTCTGTTTCGATCAATTTACCGATTAAGCCTGTCTCGTTTCTAGCAAACACGGCATCAGCAAACGGCTCTACAAAATCTTCTTTGGCAAACCATCCAAGGTCACCTCCCCGCTGGGCGGTGCCGTCCTGTCCATACTGCTGTGCGGCTGCAAAGAAGTTTCCTCCTTCTTCCAACTGGGCCAATACGGTCTCTGCTTGTGTTTTTACACCTGCTTTTGCAGCATCGTCCATCCCTTGGGTACTGAAAAGGATATGACTTGCTCTCATGCGAGGCGTGCCTTCATATTGCGCTGAAAGCTTATAGCTTACATAAGTGCTTCTGTTGGTAATGAATGGCCCATAAACCGTACCTACCTCGGGATCTTCCACATTAGAGGTGAAGTCAGCTGGCAGTGCCTGCCCTGGAAGGAAAGTTCTATACGGATTGGATATTTCTGAATTTCTCAACACGAATACAGAATCACTATCGGCTGAACGAAGCTCCTCAGTGAGCTGGCTGATCTCATCGATTACGGCGGCAGAATCCGCTCCACTTGGATACAGATTAAACGTCACATAAGAAATGTCCCGTGTATTCTGCGCCTCAAATTCCTCTCTGTTTTCAGAAAGATAGGCTTCCAGATCAGCATCCGTGATACTCACAGCCGAATCAGAAATTGCATAATATGGTACAAACAGGTGCTCTACATCAGCGATACTGTTTTGCATTTTATATTGCAAGGCACCTTGCTCTTTTGTCGCATAGGACGATGATGAAAGCAAGTTATCGTATTTGATCCGCAACCTGGAGTCTGCAAAGGTCCGCTCTTGCTGCGCCCAGAAAGCTCGCTGTTGGGGCGATGCTGATTCCAAAGACTGCAAGAAAGAAATCAACTGCTGACGATCAAATTGCCCTGTTTCTGGATTGGTAAGTTGCTGACGAAGCTCCGCTACAATGTTTTTTCCTTGCACCATATCTACCAATTCAGCATCAGAGATGGTCATGCCCAATTCTTCATACTGCTCAGAAAACACACGCTTCACTACCATCGCCTGCCAAGCTTGCTCCCGCACACTGTACATCTCATTTTCCGATGGGTTCCTTCCGGTGTTTTGCACATAGTTTTGCTTAAACTGCTCCACTTGCGCAATGTACTCCTCATAGGAAATCTCTTCTCCGTTGATCTCTCCTACCACGGTATCCCTACCACCCAAGAGCATCGAATTGGGGCCCAATAAATCTCCTCCTACCAGGAAAAGTATCAACCCTACCGCAATCACTCCGATTGCAAGACCTGTTCTCTGTCTAATTTCTTTTATTAAAGCCATTCTTCTAGTTTTTGAAGTGTCGCAAAATAATTACATCTAGCGGTAAATTCAAAATATTATCGCCCACAATAATCACTTCTTCACTTCACTTATGTATTTATTTTAAGTTTCACTGTATCAATCCGGTGCTCCTGCTTGGAAACTACCGTAAAAGTAAATGGCCCATACACCGCTGACTCTCCTTTTTTGGGGATGTTTTCTGTCAAGGACAAGATGAAACCGGACAGGGTATCATAATCTCCTTCAGGTAAATTCCAATCGTACTTTTCGTTAAGGTAATCGATTTCATGGCGTGCACTGAGAAGGTATTCATCATCCGAAAGCTCCTGCTCGATCAAGTCGTCGTTATCGTATTCGTCTTCGATCTCACCAAAAATCTCCTCGATGATGTCCTCCATGCTGACGATTCCACTGGTTCCGCCAAATTCATCCACGACCAAAGCCAAGCTTTTTCGCTCAGAAATAAATTGGACCAAAAGCTCATTCACCAATGCCGTCTCCGGAACAATGATAATCGGCGTAAGGATATCGTTGACCTCTTTGGGCTTTTTAAAGAGCTCCAAGTGGTGGCAATAGCCGATGACATCATCGATATTCTCCTTATAAACAATGATCTTCGAATGTCCACTTTCCATAAAAGTGGACTTAAGATCTTCGATACTATCTTCCACATCCACTGCCA comes from Echinicola vietnamensis DSM 17526 and encodes:
- the rsmI gene encoding 16S rRNA (cytidine(1402)-2'-O)-methyltransferase codes for the protein MTEEIKPHLYLVPTPIGNLQDITLRAIDVLQRVDVILAEDTRTTGKLLKHLEIQRPLQSYHIFNEHKTVEKLVARMEAGEQFALVSDAGTPAISDPGFLLVRAVREAGLEVNCLPGATAFVPALVNSALPNDRFVFEGFLPHKKGRKTRIENLLEEQRTMIFYESPHRLLKTLTQLMEAFGGDRMACVSRELTKMYEENIRGTLEELIDYYNENTIKGEIVITVAGKN
- a CDS encoding 4a-hydroxytetrahydrobiopterin dehydratase — encoded protein: MWEEKNDQLIRVFEFSDFQEAFAFMTRVAFLAEEQGHHPNWSNVYNSVTIALTTHDAGNKVTDKDKKLAAAIDKLI
- a CDS encoding DUF493 family protein, whose amino-acid sequence is MMKKEFNKAAFKEKLDEQTSFPALYMFKFIVPSGKEDEVRGLLPKHEVVFKESAKGTYVSATIKAMMRDSQSIIEVYERASKIEGIISL
- a CDS encoding SurA N-terminal domain-containing protein; the encoded protein is MALIKEIRQRTGLAIGVIAVGLILFLVGGDLLGPNSMLLGGRDTVVGEINGEEISYEEYIAQVEQFKQNYVQNTGRNPSENEMYSVREQAWQAMVVKRVFSEQYEELGMTISDAELVDMVQGKNIVAELRQQLTNPETGQFDRQQLISFLQSLESASPQQRAFWAQQERTFADSRLRIKYDNLLSSSSYATKEQGALQYKMQNSIADVEHLFVPYYAISDSAVSITDADLEAYLSENREEFEAQNTRDISYVTFNLYPSGADSAAVIDEISQLTEELRSADSDSVFVLRNSEISNPYRTFLPGQALPADFTSNVEDPEVGTVYGPFITNRSTYVSYKLSAQYEGTPRMRASHILFSTQGMDDAAKAGVKTQAETVLAQLEEGGNFFAAAQQYGQDGTAQRGGDLGWFAKEDFVEPFADAVFARNETGLIGKLIETEYGFHIINVTELPKSEVVKIAILEKELIPSDATRNEVFRDADMFAANTGNADQFKTNSNEEGYRVMDANGLATNARSINNLTGAREVVRWAFNDASVGGVSPVFELEDAYVVALLKGKTEEGEVELSQVKGVVRDQVMREKKFKMIADKLSGKASLEDMKAVFPNEASVGTAPSLKLSENTIPGIGYAPKAVGAVFGLEAGQITQPIKEDIGVVVAKLNSKTPAGEVADYTMYQNQLKANEQQRTAYMIMMAAEELAEVKDYRYKFF